A single genomic interval of Cupriavidus necator harbors:
- a CDS encoding FAD:protein FMN transferase — MNRVLVPVALTAPPQPPAADMRLQRWGGATMGTTWSVAALLPPATDADAIAAGIQAVLDGVIAQMSNWEADSDLSRFNGAAPGSWHALPEDCFMVLQCALLVARDSGGAYDPSAGPLVDLWGFGPAPARTAPPSPDAVQATRGRCGWARIEVDATGRRAWQPGGVSLDFCAIAKGFAVDAVAGYLCEQGLDHHLTEIGGELRGHGVKPDGMPWWVALEAPPGLGSDAAGQTLVALHGLSVATSGDYRRYFDSDGRRYAHTIDPRTGYPASHALASVTVIHAQCMLADALSTALTVLGPQAGMAHARRHGIAARFLVRTPGGFDEQLSPAFAAMLA; from the coding sequence TTGAACCGCGTCCTGGTACCTGTTGCGCTGACCGCGCCCCCACAGCCGCCCGCAGCCGATATGCGGCTGCAGCGCTGGGGCGGCGCGACCATGGGCACGACCTGGTCGGTGGCGGCACTGCTGCCGCCGGCCACGGATGCGGACGCCATCGCCGCCGGCATCCAGGCCGTTCTAGATGGCGTGATCGCGCAGATGAGCAACTGGGAAGCGGATTCCGATCTGAGCCGTTTCAACGGCGCGGCACCCGGCAGCTGGCACGCGCTGCCTGAAGACTGCTTCATGGTGCTGCAATGCGCGCTGCTGGTGGCGCGCGACAGCGGTGGCGCCTATGACCCGAGCGCCGGTCCGCTGGTCGACCTGTGGGGCTTCGGCCCAGCACCGGCGCGCACCGCGCCGCCGTCGCCAGACGCGGTGCAGGCCACGCGCGGCCGCTGCGGCTGGGCCCGCATCGAAGTCGATGCCACGGGCCGGCGCGCCTGGCAGCCGGGCGGCGTGTCGCTGGACTTCTGCGCCATCGCCAAGGGCTTTGCCGTCGACGCGGTGGCAGGCTACCTGTGTGAGCAGGGCCTTGACCACCACTTGACGGAGATCGGCGGCGAACTGCGCGGCCATGGCGTCAAGCCCGACGGCATGCCGTGGTGGGTCGCGCTGGAGGCCCCGCCGGGGCTGGGCAGCGATGCCGCGGGGCAGACGCTGGTGGCACTGCACGGCCTGTCCGTCGCCACTTCCGGCGACTATCGCCGCTATTTCGACAGTGACGGTCGCCGCTACGCCCATACCATCGATCCGCGCACCGGCTATCCGGCCAGCCACGCGCTGGCCTCGGTCACGGTCATCCACGCGCAGTGCATGCTGGCCGATGCGCTGTCCACCGCGCTGACCGTGCTGGGCCCGCAGGCAGGCATGGCGCACGCGCGCCGCCACGGCATTGCCGCGCGCTTCCTGGTGCGCACGCCGGGCGGCTTCGACGAACAGCTGTCCCCGGCCTTTGCCGCGATGCTGGCATGA
- a CDS encoding sulfite reductase subunit alpha yields MPSAIAGASWLAVAGGVALSVLGPSRMAMAAGVVAAYAGFCSAVLAHHRQRRVRVVALAGTEEGATLVAYASQTGFAEQLALQTANALHGAGVPVQLLSLADVDARRLQACRQALFLVSTTGEGDAPDSASGFARRLLAGADGLQSLRYGILALGDSSYARFCAFGHALDGWLQRHRAQPLFDLVEVDNGDAGALRHWQNHLSALSGGAEIADWERPRYDSWRLAQRRHLNPGSQGAPAFHLSLAPQDDAAMDWQAGDIAEIGPCHAPAEVERLLARLGLDGATPVRCDGRDATLAEALGTRMPLPEAHFAAMQGLPPQQLVDTLPPLPHREYSIASLPRDGQLELLVRQTRYDDGRLGLASGWLTEHAAVGTRIALRIRTNRSFHPPADDRPLILVGNGTGLAGLRAQLKARAAAGRRRNWLLFGERSAQHDAFFAGDLAAWQADGTLQRVDHAWSRDGGAPRYVQDALRAQGDTVRQWVADGAAIYVCGSLQGMAGGVHDALAGILGADALRRLADDGRYRRDVY; encoded by the coding sequence ATGCCGTCCGCCATCGCCGGCGCAAGCTGGCTTGCCGTTGCCGGCGGCGTCGCGCTGTCCGTGCTGGGGCCGTCGCGCATGGCTATGGCGGCCGGCGTGGTGGCCGCCTATGCGGGCTTCTGCAGCGCGGTGCTTGCCCACCATCGCCAGCGGCGCGTGCGCGTGGTGGCACTGGCTGGCACGGAAGAGGGCGCGACGCTGGTTGCCTACGCCTCGCAGACCGGGTTTGCCGAACAACTGGCGTTGCAGACCGCCAACGCGCTGCACGGCGCGGGGGTGCCGGTGCAACTGCTGTCGCTGGCCGATGTCGATGCGCGGCGCCTGCAGGCATGCCGCCAGGCGCTGTTTCTGGTCAGCACCACCGGCGAGGGCGACGCCCCCGACAGCGCGTCCGGTTTTGCGCGCCGCTTGCTGGCCGGCGCGGATGGCCTGCAGTCCTTGCGCTACGGCATCCTCGCGCTCGGCGACAGCAGCTACGCGCGCTTCTGCGCCTTCGGCCACGCGCTCGACGGCTGGCTGCAGCGTCACCGCGCGCAGCCGCTCTTTGACCTGGTCGAAGTCGACAACGGCGACGCCGGCGCACTGCGCCACTGGCAGAACCACCTGTCGGCCCTGAGCGGCGGCGCGGAGATTGCCGACTGGGAACGCCCGCGCTATGACAGCTGGCGGCTCGCGCAACGCCGTCATCTGAACCCCGGCAGCCAGGGCGCGCCGGCATTCCACCTGTCGCTGGCGCCGCAGGACGATGCGGCAATGGACTGGCAAGCCGGCGACATCGCCGAGATCGGCCCGTGCCACGCGCCGGCCGAGGTTGAACGGCTGCTGGCGCGGCTTGGCCTCGACGGCGCCACACCGGTGCGCTGCGACGGCCGCGACGCCACGCTCGCCGAGGCGCTGGGCACACGCATGCCGCTGCCTGAGGCGCACTTCGCGGCGATGCAGGGCCTGCCGCCGCAGCAACTGGTGGACACGCTGCCGCCGCTGCCGCACCGCGAATATTCGATCGCCTCGCTGCCGCGGGACGGGCAACTCGAACTGCTGGTGCGGCAGACCCGCTACGACGACGGCCGCCTGGGCCTGGCCTCCGGCTGGCTGACCGAACACGCGGCCGTGGGCACCCGCATCGCGCTGCGCATCCGCACCAACCGCAGCTTCCACCCGCCGGCCGATGACCGGCCCCTGATCCTGGTCGGCAACGGCACCGGGCTGGCCGGGCTGCGCGCCCAGCTCAAGGCCCGCGCCGCGGCCGGGCGGCGCCGCAACTGGCTGCTGTTCGGCGAGCGCTCGGCGCAGCATGATGCGTTCTTTGCCGGGGACCTGGCCGCATGGCAGGCCGACGGCACGCTGCAGCGCGTGGACCATGCCTGGTCGCGTGACGGCGGCGCGCCGCGCTACGTGCAGGACGCCTTGCGCGCGCAGGGCGATACGGTGCGCCAATGGGTGGCGGACGGCGCCGCCATCTATGTCTGCGGCAGCCTGCAGGGCATGGCCGGCGGCGTCCATGACGCACTGGCCGGGATCCTCGGCGCAGACGCGCTGCGCCGGCTTGCCGACGACGGCCGCTACCGGCGCGACGTCTACTGA
- a CDS encoding penicillin acylase family protein, whose translation MLRTPRRLAAALALLATTIPAAMAEAPVRNNVLAVPGLEKPASVLVDRWGVPHIYAGTLYDAFFVQGFMAARDRLWQIDLWRKRGLGEMARDFGPAYADGDRMARAVLFRGDMYREWLAYGSDAKRVAEAFVAGVNAYVALTEQKPELLPPEFRKLNYKPARWRADDIVRIRHHGLTLNFTGEVERAQLYCQAKQDAPRADWLRRELDPQIEPRLSPGIDPCTVPAAELRRAYELATAAARFPKEAWGNAQAASIPLDQLYALVDPNSDAGRSLGSNNWVIGGKRTTTGRPILANDPHRSHGAPSLRYISHLNAPGMSVIGAGEPFLPGISIGHNGTIAFGLTRFYMDQEDLYGYELNPANPHEYKYKGRWEPMESITEEIVVKGESAPRKVTIDFTRHGPVLVADAGRAQAWALRAAWLDYGMAPYFGSMDYMRARNWDQFRAAMNRWGAPGENQVYADTSGNIGWIPGGLTVKRPNWDGLTPVAGDGRYEWAGYRNMDELPWAYNPAPGYIVTANENNIPPEHPAAKLGVGYEWSDSSRARRLKAVVGANARSSAQDSMAWQNDTVSLPAQRVVALLRDVRSDDPQLARGLDLLRGWDGNERADSAAAALFEVWFSKHLRQAVVRAALTPEAARLVGAGDAARVVAVLEQPGPWMPVERRNAVMLESLKAAMAEAEGKLGPDPRAWQWGKLHTAVFTHPMDPILSDAERQQFNVNAGPIGGSAFTPMNTSYRNTDFRLTAGASFRMVLDVGNWDASRVINTPGQSGNPASPHYRDLAPLWAKGEYFPLVYTRKAVEKASRERLELVPQ comes from the coding sequence ATGTTACGCACCCCCCGCCGCCTGGCCGCTGCGCTGGCCCTGCTCGCCACCACCATCCCGGCCGCCATGGCCGAAGCCCCCGTCCGCAACAACGTGCTGGCCGTGCCCGGCCTGGAAAAGCCCGCCAGCGTGCTGGTCGACCGCTGGGGCGTGCCGCATATCTATGCCGGCACGCTCTACGACGCCTTTTTCGTGCAGGGCTTCATGGCCGCGCGCGACCGCCTGTGGCAGATCGACCTGTGGCGCAAGCGCGGACTCGGCGAAATGGCCAGGGACTTCGGCCCGGCCTATGCCGATGGCGACCGCATGGCGCGCGCGGTGCTGTTCCGCGGCGACATGTACCGCGAATGGCTGGCCTATGGCTCCGACGCCAAGCGCGTGGCCGAGGCCTTCGTGGCCGGGGTGAACGCCTATGTGGCGCTGACCGAGCAGAAGCCCGAGCTGCTGCCGCCGGAATTCCGCAAGCTCAACTACAAGCCTGCGCGCTGGCGTGCCGACGATATCGTGCGCATCCGCCACCACGGCCTGACGCTCAACTTCACCGGCGAAGTCGAACGCGCCCAGCTCTATTGCCAGGCCAAACAGGACGCCCCGCGTGCCGACTGGCTGCGCCGCGAACTCGACCCGCAGATCGAGCCCAGGCTCAGCCCCGGCATCGACCCCTGCACGGTTCCCGCCGCCGAACTGCGCCGCGCCTACGAACTGGCCACCGCCGCAGCGCGCTTCCCGAAAGAGGCGTGGGGCAATGCGCAGGCCGCCAGCATCCCGCTCGACCAGCTCTACGCACTGGTGGACCCCAACAGCGACGCCGGCCGCAGCCTCGGATCGAACAACTGGGTCATCGGCGGCAAGCGCACCACCACCGGCCGCCCGATCCTGGCCAACGACCCGCACCGCTCGCACGGCGCGCCCAGCCTGCGCTATATCAGCCACCTGAACGCGCCGGGGATGTCGGTGATCGGCGCGGGCGAGCCGTTCCTGCCCGGCATCTCGATCGGGCACAACGGCACCATTGCCTTTGGCCTGACGCGCTTCTACATGGACCAGGAAGACCTGTACGGCTACGAGCTCAATCCGGCCAACCCGCATGAGTACAAGTACAAGGGCCGCTGGGAACCGATGGAGAGCATCACCGAAGAGATCGTGGTCAAGGGCGAGTCCGCGCCGCGCAAGGTCACCATCGACTTCACGCGCCACGGCCCGGTGCTGGTTGCCGATGCCGGCCGCGCGCAGGCGTGGGCGCTGCGCGCCGCGTGGCTCGACTACGGCATGGCGCCGTACTTCGGTTCGATGGACTATATGCGCGCGCGCAACTGGGACCAGTTCCGCGCCGCCATGAACCGCTGGGGCGCGCCCGGCGAGAACCAGGTCTATGCCGATACCAGCGGCAATATCGGCTGGATCCCGGGCGGGCTGACCGTCAAGCGGCCCAACTGGGACGGCCTCACGCCGGTGGCGGGCGATGGCCGCTACGAGTGGGCCGGCTACCGCAACATGGACGAGCTGCCGTGGGCCTACAACCCCGCGCCAGGCTACATCGTCACCGCCAACGAGAACAACATCCCGCCCGAGCACCCGGCCGCGAAACTTGGCGTGGGCTATGAATGGAGCGACAGCTCGCGCGCGCGCCGGCTCAAGGCCGTGGTGGGCGCCAATGCGCGCAGCTCGGCGCAGGACTCGATGGCGTGGCAGAACGACACCGTTTCGCTGCCGGCCCAGCGCGTGGTGGCGCTGCTGAGGGACGTGCGCAGCGACGACCCGCAACTGGCCCGCGGCCTGGACCTGCTGCGCGGCTGGGACGGCAACGAGCGTGCCGACAGCGCCGCAGCGGCATTGTTCGAAGTCTGGTTCAGCAAACACCTGCGCCAGGCCGTGGTGCGCGCCGCGCTGACGCCCGAAGCCGCACGCCTGGTCGGTGCCGGCGATGCCGCGCGCGTGGTGGCGGTGCTGGAGCAGCCCGGTCCGTGGATGCCGGTGGAGCGCCGCAATGCGGTGATGCTCGAATCGCTGAAGGCCGCCATGGCGGAAGCGGAAGGCAAGCTCGGCCCCGACCCGCGCGCATGGCAATGGGGCAAGCTTCACACTGCCGTGTTCACGCATCCGATGGACCCGATCCTGAGCGACGCGGAACGCCAGCAGTTCAATGTCAACGCCGGTCCGATCGGCGGCTCGGCCTTCACGCCGATGAACACCAGCTACCGCAATACCGACTTCCGGCTGACCGCGGGCGCGTCGTTCCGCATGGTGCTGGATGTGGGCAACTGGGATGCCTCGCGCGTGATCAACACGCCGGGGCAATCGGGCAATCCCGCCAGCCCGCATTACCGCGACCTGGCGCCGTTGTGGGCCAAGGGGGAGTATTTCCCGCTGGTGTATACGCGCAAGGCGGTGGAGAAGGCCAGCCGGGAGCGGTTGGAGTTGGTGCCGCAGTAA